The Alosa alosa isolate M-15738 ecotype Scorff River chromosome 3, AALO_Geno_1.1, whole genome shotgun sequence nucleotide sequence GGTTACACATAGAGATGGCTCTATGGAACACAATCGGATAACTTTTAGATGGAAGTAGTTGAACAACTGCACTATGTGATAATGGGGTGGCTACCTCTGGAACAGCAGACTCCTTCTAAAGGGTGGGCCCAATGGAAACCATTTCTAGAAGTAAAGAATGCCTTCATTGCTATGACAGCAAATCCTTTTCAACTGCTTAGCCAGGAATCAAACATGTTTGCATTGCTGGAGAAGTACACTTGTGTTCTTTAGGATAAGAAAACGGATCTTGAAaaagtcaatgatctcaggAAGGACTTGTTTTCTCAAATATGTCTCTCAATGGAAAATATCCCTCCCACACAGGCTGCACTGATACAGCATTCAAATAGAGCAGTGTACTAAGCTAGCATTTGGTCCAAAGGTCTGCAGGCTACCCAGTCAGTGCCTTCTCCTGAAAAATATGGATGGACCAAATTAGATGATTTTTGGACACCTTTATGGACACTTTTACCAGAGGCAGCCAAAGTATGGAGAGAACCTCTTAAATGTGGCAGCAAAGGTGAGCCTCTCTGCTCTCGAAAGTGCCGATGCCAGGATGCTGGGTTGCCTTGCACAGTATTATGCCAATGTGCCAGAGCATGTGAATAGATGCAAATATGCAGTATGTAGACTAGGActaatgtaatctagtgtggtGTTTTACTGTGTCTTAAGAAGTTGCAGGGGACATGTGTGCTTAATTGTATGTTTTTTATGAGGTCTGCCTGAGGTGcttgagtgtctgtgtttatagtATCCTTGAGACAATTGgtggatatatagatagccaTAGTGTAACAACAATGGGGTATTGTCTGCTTAAAACAGTAAAGAACATATCTATAAGACACTTATACCTAATTTCATGCTTTAAGGAGGTTGTTTAAGTGGCCTTTGAAATAGCTGCCAATTGTGTGGATAGGCAGTGCAGtcttttttcaatttctttaaaaattcACTTCCCGTTTGAGATTTCTTGGAGTAATCTTCCAGGATAACGAAAGGATCACCCAAAGGGACATATATCAAATTTCAAGCTTTTAGGAGGTTGTTTAGGTGGCCTCTGAATCAGCTGTCAATTATATGGGTGGCCATTTTGAATTTCTTCaaaatctatttatttacaaatgtacaaaattcacttcctgtttgatatATGTTTGGTCACCCCTTCTATGATGTCTTATAGGGTCCATTTTGAAGCGTACTTtagacatcaagtaaacataacttgaaagagaaaaaaaggaatatATAAGCTTTTAAGAGGTTGTTTAGGTGGTGATTGAATTAGCTGCCAAATTTGTGGTGGAGAGCGCAACATTTTTCAAATTCTTTAAAAACTCACTTCCTTTTTGAGATTtttttgggcaccccttctaggatgtcttaggatcacccaaggaacatacagtacataccaaATTTCAAGCTTTTAAAAGGTTGTTTAGGTAGTGTTTGAATCAGCTGACAATTTTGTGGCGGGGAGTGCGgcatttttcaatttctttaaaaactcacttcctgtttgagatttCTTTGGGCACCCCTTCTATGATGTCTTAGGATCACCCAAGGAACATGTATACCAAATGTGAAGCTTTTAAGAGGTTGTTTAGGTGGTCTTTGGATTAGCTGCCAATTTTGTGGCGGGGAGCGCAgcatttttcaatttctttaaaaactcacttcctgtttgagatatttttgggcaccccttctaggatgtcttaGGATCACCCAAGGAACAAACATACCAAATTTCAAGCTTTTAAGAGGTTGTGAAGGTGGCTTTTGAATCAGATGTCATTTGTATGGGGGCCATTTTGAATTTCTTCAaaatctcacttcctgtttgagatatttttgggcaccccttctaggatgtcttaGGATCACCCAAGGAACATATCTACCAAATTTCAAGCTTTTAAGAGGTTGTGAAGGTGGCTTTTGAATCAGATGTTTGTATGGGCGGCCATTTTGAATTTCTTCAaaatctcacttcctgtttgagatatttttgggcaccccttctagAATGTCTTAGGATCACCCATGGAACATATCTACCAAATGTCATGCTTCTATCCACCGCGTAACGATTTTTCACATAATCTCCCCTACTACACAGCCATACAATAACAGTCACATTTTAGACGTCATTTTAGGCATGTTCCAAATAGCTGCTTAAAATCATCTAGGCCTAGTACGATACAAACTAGTCTTCCCAACTTGCAGTATCTGTGTTCCGTTTAAAGAAAGTAcattatcattttttttatttgcatctTGGATGGCGAAGAGTGAGCAATTAAAAAACCCCATGCTGAGATCTATTTCTATCGACTAGGGTGGATGACAGGAGGTTGGGGGAGGGTCGAGAGAGCTCGCACGCTGAGCTGTGTTGTTAGGGAAGTGACGTCGCAATTGGATAGGGAGCTCTCAAATGTTGCAAGAGGAATAATATGCTTCTCATTTGATAATTTTTTTAATAACGACAGGAATTTGCAATTCGTCAAAGTATTTGAGGTATGAATTGGATAGGTGCCCTTGTCGTGCAAGCAGCAACTGAAATACCGGTGTCGACGTCGCGTAGCCAGCTGCTGCCAGGCTCATACGATGGCGACAAGGCTGAGCGGCTTCGGGAAGACCTTTGGATCTGTTAACGTTAGCCGGATTTATACTTTATTTCTCCTGTTTTTAGTTGTACAGTGTCATATTTGTAAACATGAAGTACCTCATCGTTCAGAGGTATGCCATTTCATTGCAAACTAACTTTCATAGTGGTTTTGGCGTTTTAACGCTTTAATCCAAGCTTAGAGGTAACTGCAGCTAATTCTCGTTATGACAGGCAGCTTGCcattgctagctagctaaccaCAGGATTTTTAGATGGGCTCTGGTTCAACGCTGTTGATAGTTTGCTAAGTAAAGTGTAGCTTTTGGATGTgcaataacgttaacgttaagcaTGCACTGTCGTGAAAAGGAATTTACTAAATTACCTCAAGGTTTAGAGTTGGCTAACTCTGGAGACTTGTCATGCCACTTACATGCAAACGGTGcttaaaatatgtatcctcaatGTTTAATGACAACACACGTTTTTTTAACTTTAGCTTTTATATTCTTTATAGGTAATTCACAAAGTGTATCTAAAACCAGAAAGACTCACTAAAAGGAGCATCGATCAGCAATTAGATATAAAGATAATTTATGACCAAAGTGTTGATCGGTAAGTAATACCCATATTGTCTTCACCAATAAGATGAGTAGGCTGCAATTATGCTgtccgtttttttttctttttattgaaTTCTGAATGTCAATATTTTGTTAGGCTACCTGAAGACCAAGGGAAACTTGTGAAGGTATGTTGATGGACCTTTCTTGCAAACAGTCCCATAACTTGTATTTCTTGTGATGTCTCAGTCAAAGTGGTAAACTTAAGTAGACTTATGGCTTATGTTCTGGTtgtaaatggtttgttttccTCTAAAGGAAAAGCTATTTCCTCAAGCAATCGATTATCTTCAGAAAGCATTCAGAGTCCGAAGACGAGCAGGCCCTGTACTACTCAGCAGGTAACttttgcctctctctttctcaaacacacacacacatacacaggtagtttattatatttaatatcATGGGCATAACTTTCCTTGTTATTTGGTTTCCTAATTTGTGCATGAACCGTTCCCAATTAGACAATGTGCAACCAATCAGTACTTGCGGAAGAAAGATGACCCTCATCGTTTCTGCCAGGGAGCCTGTGCACAGGTCACCAGATGTGGACCAGTGGTTGTTCCAGAGCACCATTTGCAGGTAATCACAGTTAATATATCATCCAAAACTTTTAGTGCCATTCtatcagtcttttttttttttttaattggatTGCCAAGTTGGCCATTGCAACTGCAAGAGAGAGCCTTTTTTTACACATCCACATCACAGACTAAGTGGCCTGCAACAGTTAATCAGATCAGGAATTTAGACTGAGCAGGATGATGGGGGGTGGTGACATTGGCCATATGCTCTGCGTAGTCTGTGATTACATTCTGTCAGCATCTTTTAAGGATACTGAGGCATTGCCTTGTCCTATCTCATCCAGTCCAATGGCACATGGAAACATTTTTTACCTCTGCCACTACCTACTCTTAGCACTTGTCTGCTTCCACATCTGATTTGATTATTTAGGGAAATGCTTAAGAAATGATCGCATACTTCCACTTCTTCTGTTTCTTCAGCAATGTAAAGTGTGCAGCGAGACGGGCAAGTCGTGCGGGCCGGCCGGGCCCCCTGATGGAGACGGGGTGGAGGGGGCGGACTTTGTGCTGTACGTGAGCGCCGTGACCACGGAACGCTGTGGGCAGGAGAACATTGTGGCCTATgcagcctactgccagctggaGTCTGAACTGGACAGGTGCACAAAAGCATAAACACGCAAAACACATGGACAAACACAAAGCTGACCAAGATGCCTTGTTTTATCCTTTTGTGGCTGTTAACATTTGTGCACCCATTTTGAACAATGCAAGACATGCATTTTATTACTGCTTGTACTGAGTGGGTATTGCACCTTGTTATGACCTCTGCAAGCTGTGTTATGGGAGCCTCCTGGATTGTTTGGTTTTTGTTGCTGATGTTCCTGAAATTTGATATTCAAGCTTCATCCTGATGTTGACTTTATTCCCTCTTTTCCGAACATTGGTAGGCCCATCGCTGGTTATGCCAATCTGTGCCCCCGTATGATCTCCACCCTACCTCAGGAGTTTGAAGGCATGCTGTCCACGGTCAAGCATGAGATCATACATGCCCTGGTAAATGCCCTCACGCTCCCAAAGAATGCATATCCCCCTTAAACATGAAGTCTTTTTAAAACGTTGTGTTCTGTCCTGTAGTCATATCAGTTGACCTGAGTGGatgattgctgtgtgtgtgtgtgtgtgtgtgtgtgtgtgtgtgtgtgtgtgtgtttctgttgacAGGGTTTTTCAGCAGGGCTCTTTGCATTCtatcatgatgatgatgggaAACCACTTACCCAGCGTTTTGCGAGTGGCTTACCAGCCTTCAATGAGAGGTGGCCTATTACTTTTACTACTTCTGTTTTCAGAAAATTGAATGGTGAAAATATTGACCCCAGCCTCAGAGCTGCTCATTGCTGTCTGAAATTTGATTCTTTCAATTTTCACCTGAATTGATGTTATTTGTGGAGTATAGATCACAATTTGTTCATAACTTCATTGTCTGTCAAACTGCATGATTTGTTTTAATAATGACATGATCTATTCTTTCAGCTTAGGACTGTTCCAGTGGAGCGATAAGGTGATTCGGAGGGCCACGCGACTATGGGACATTCGCGGCCAGCGAATGGTCCGGCACGAAGTCTACCTCTTGGTGACCCCACGCGTGGTGGTGAGGCTGCTTTTAGTGCTCAGCAAAGCAACATCTAAATCCAGCTCCTGCTAGCCTAAGCACAGTGCTAAGTGCTGTATTACTTATTCTGCATTTTATTCATGCTAAGTCAAAGGCTCCGCTGTTCCATCTCGCGCTCCTGTCTTGTGTGTCCAAAGGAGGAGGCCAGGAGGCACTTTGACTGCCCCATCCTGGAGGGCATGGAGCTGGAGAACCAGGGGGGGATGGGGACCGAACTCAACCACTGGGAGAAGAGGCTGCTTGAGGTAAGGGCTGTTGGGAGCCTCATGGCCCCTGAAATTGGGCAACGTTGCTCTGCTGCCAAGAAACACGTGAAAATAGTTCCCACATTCAAAAGCCTGATGCAGAAGTTGCTTGGTCTCCTAAAT carries:
- the lmln gene encoding leishmanolysin-like peptidase isoform X1, which translates into the protein MATRLSGFGKTFGSVNVSRIYTLFLLFLVVQCHICKHEVPHRSEVIHKVYLKPERLTKRSIDQQLDIKIIYDQSVDRLPEDQGKLVKEKLFPQAIDYLQKAFRVRRRAGPVLLSRQCATNQYLRKKDDPHRFCQGACAQVTRCGPVVVPEHHLQQCKVCSETGKSCGPAGPPDGDGVEGADFVLYVSAVTTERCGQENIVAYAAYCQLESELDRPIAGYANLCPRMISTLPQEFEGMLSTVKHEIIHALGFSAGLFAFYHDDDGKPLTQRFASGLPAFNESLGLFQWSDKVIRRATRLWDIRGQRMVRHEVYLLVTPRVVEEARRHFDCPILEGMELENQGGMGTELNHWEKRLLENEAMTGSHTQNRVFSRITLAIMEDTGWYRANYSMAENLEWGKGLGCDFVMKSCKFWMDHQRRTRRSLTPYCDSVRSTPLQLTCRQDQLAVAVCNLQKYPLALPLEYQYFDQIAGVPSSELPSYGGAVEIADFCPFSQEFSWHLSGEYQRSSYCRIQENQPDAWRNYGAEQYGPNSVCLYQKSPFTMEQCTRRMTYPDWGSGCYKMSCSDQGLTVWVQGQSFLCGQAGQLLNINVRSNDWVYSGMLVCPACSDFCGSCPLPHQLPLINNTRSAKIDPCSSSSGLVVTLWLLLLNLTPLLAGYLLCG
- the lmln gene encoding leishmanolysin-like peptidase isoform X2, with translation MATRLSGFGKTFGSVNVIHKVYLKPERLTKRSIDQQLDIKIIYDQSVDRLPEDQGKLVKEKLFPQAIDYLQKAFRVRRRAGPVLLSRQCATNQYLRKKDDPHRFCQGACAQVTRCGPVVVPEHHLQQCKVCSETGKSCGPAGPPDGDGVEGADFVLYVSAVTTERCGQENIVAYAAYCQLESELDRPIAGYANLCPRMISTLPQEFEGMLSTVKHEIIHALGFSAGLFAFYHDDDGKPLTQRFASGLPAFNESLGLFQWSDKVIRRATRLWDIRGQRMVRHEVYLLVTPRVVEEARRHFDCPILEGMELENQGGMGTELNHWEKRLLENEAMTGSHTQNRVFSRITLAIMEDTGWYRANYSMAENLEWGKGLGCDFVMKSCKFWMDHQRRTRRSLTPYCDSVRSTPLQLTCRQDQLAVAVCNLQKYPLALPLEYQYFDQIAGVPSSELPSYGGAVEIADFCPFSQEFSWHLSGEYQRSSYCRIQENQPDAWRNYGAEQYGPNSVCLYQKSPFTMEQCTRRMTYPDWGSGCYKMSCSDQGLTVWVQGQSFLCGQAGQLLNINVRSNDWVYSGMLVCPACSDFCGSCPLPHQLPLINNTRSAKIDPCSSSSGLVVTLWLLLLNLTPLLAGYLLCG